From the Phycisphaeraceae bacterium genome, one window contains:
- a CDS encoding PH domain-containing protein, translating into MITTAPPKHETPAEPATGDAVDTPRGLDPRIAAVIPPELIQSGEIIILLLKPSPWFIPLSQLRHLTTLALITAGCWYANEAFGSPLRSRDIVLLGIAAIGLTLFWAFFEWLSRIYIITDRRVITLSGVLRIVVFQAPLERIQHTTLVFSIRERLFGLGSLLFATAGTGFDETLWHMIPNPLEVHRQVLNILHRYRR; encoded by the coding sequence ATGATCACCACCGCGCCCCCAAAACACGAGACCCCAGCCGAGCCAGCTACCGGCGACGCCGTCGATACACCCCGTGGCCTCGACCCCCGCATCGCCGCCGTCATCCCGCCCGAACTCATCCAGTCCGGCGAGATCATCATCCTCCTGCTCAAACCCAGCCCCTGGTTCATCCCCCTCTCTCAACTCCGCCACCTCACCACCCTCGCCCTCATCACCGCCGGCTGCTGGTACGCCAACGAAGCCTTCGGCTCCCCCCTCCGATCCCGAGACATCGTCCTCCTCGGCATCGCCGCCATCGGACTCACCCTCTTCTGGGCCTTCTTCGAGTGGCTCTCTCGCATCTACATCATCACCGACCGCCGCGTCATCACCCTCTCAGGCGTCCTCCGCATCGTCGTCTTCCAGGCCCCCCTCGAACGCATCCAGCACACCACCCTCGTCTTCTCCATCCGCGAACGACTCTTCGGCCTCGGCTCCCTCCTCTTCGCCACCGCAGGCACCGGCTTCGACGAAACCCTCTGGCACATGATCCCCAACCCCCTCGAAGTCCACCGCCAAGTCCTCAACATCCTCCACCGCTACCGCCGCTAA
- the dprA gene encoding DNA-processing protein DprA: MTTPETHALLTLQLTQGLGVRRITRLVEQFGSATKTLRLTPAQLAQIDGIAPTAARRLRQALDDTITQKRADEELDRCDRAGVRLIARGTAEYPALLRDIPDSPPLLWAKGPLDADDRLALAIVGSRKCSTYGRTQAEHFAARCASLGLTIVSGGALGIDGAAHRAALQAGGTTLVVIGSGLERPYPAAHRHLFKDLIDSGRGTLLSELPLLTPPAAENFPRRNRIISGLALGTLVIEAGARSGAMITARLCVEEHGRELMAVPGPLDRGDSSGCHRAIREQWASLVTSPDEVLQQLAETRHSLLAQPIKTIEPPLLTTRPAAPPEPSTPARLKLDPLATLEGEPRTVAQHLTDPLTLDQLAERIDLPTARIQAAITILEIKGLLQRDQGRLSLRA; the protein is encoded by the coding sequence GTGACCACCCCCGAAACCCACGCCCTGCTCACCCTCCAGCTCACACAAGGCCTTGGCGTGCGCCGCATCACACGCCTCGTCGAACAGTTTGGCTCCGCGACCAAAACCCTACGCCTGACACCCGCCCAACTCGCACAGATCGACGGCATCGCCCCCACTGCCGCCAGACGCCTCCGCCAGGCCCTCGACGACACCATCACCCAGAAGCGCGCCGACGAGGAACTCGACCGCTGTGACCGGGCTGGCGTCCGGCTTATCGCCCGGGGCACCGCCGAATACCCCGCGCTCCTCAGAGACATCCCCGATAGCCCGCCCCTGCTCTGGGCCAAAGGCCCCCTCGACGCCGACGACCGGCTCGCGCTCGCCATCGTCGGCTCGCGCAAGTGCTCGACCTATGGCCGCACCCAGGCCGAACACTTCGCTGCCCGCTGCGCCAGCCTCGGCCTCACCATCGTCTCGGGCGGGGCCCTGGGCATCGACGGCGCCGCCCACCGCGCCGCCCTACAGGCTGGCGGAACCACGCTCGTCGTCATCGGCTCCGGCCTCGAACGCCCCTACCCCGCTGCCCACCGCCACCTCTTTAAGGACCTGATCGACTCCGGCCGCGGAACCCTGCTCTCCGAACTCCCGCTGCTGACGCCACCCGCCGCTGAGAACTTCCCCAGGCGAAATCGCATCATCTCCGGGCTCGCCCTGGGCACCCTGGTCATCGAAGCCGGTGCCCGCTCCGGGGCCATGATCACCGCCCGGCTCTGCGTTGAAGAGCATGGCCGCGAACTCATGGCGGTCCCTGGCCCCCTCGACCGCGGCGACTCCTCCGGCTGCCACCGTGCGATCCGCGAGCAGTGGGCCTCCCTCGTCACCTCACCCGATGAGGTTCTCCAGCAACTCGCAGAAACCCGACACAGCCTTCTCGCCCAGCCGATCAAAACGATCGAGCCCCCCCTGCTCACCACGAGACCCGCTGCACCGCCCGAGCCCTCGACCCCCGCACGGCTGAAGCTCGACCCCCTGGCGACCCTCGAAGGCGAGCCCCGCACGGTCGCCCAGCACCTCACCGACCCGCTTACCCTCGACCAGCTCGCCGAACGCATCGACCTGCCGACCGCCCGCATCCAGGCCGCCATCACCATCCTCGAAATCAAGGGTTTACTTCAACGGGATCAGGGAAGACTCTCGCTGCGAGCCTGA
- the hisD gene encoding histidinol dehydrogenase, protein MLPTFDLSTQQGRADFEDRLTKLRGTTSSSSEAAKTVANIITDVRDRGDAAVIDYMQRWTDPDLTADRLRVTQAELDASVNQLDPKLREAIEQSIANVRAYQQHVMPQPTEPIRVGSAELGLRWTPVDSVGLCVPGGTAVLFSTVIMLAVPALVAGVPADSIAVMNPPPTRQSGEPAKDISPIVLATCKLLGLSRVYRLGGAQGVAALALGTESIQPVDLIAGPGNIFVQLAKAQVAGLTGTDNGFYGPSEIVTIADEHANADRVASDLIAQAEHDPGKCFLVSWSSLKIEQIADAITRQLNDRKRRAAITASLRDESCAVIVRDEDEAIDIANQLATEHLNLATENAEQLLPRIHHAGEIFLGDTPVASGDYYAGPSHCLPTGTTARFTSGISAYTFLKRSGTVRYPNGLDAVAAQHIAAMADAEGLDGHAASARRRINP, encoded by the coding sequence ATGCTCCCCACCTTCGACCTCTCCACTCAGCAGGGCCGTGCCGACTTCGAGGACCGCCTCACCAAGCTTCGGGGCACCACCTCATCCTCGTCTGAAGCCGCCAAGACCGTCGCCAACATCATCACCGACGTCCGTGATCGTGGCGATGCTGCGGTCATCGACTACATGCAGCGTTGGACCGACCCCGACCTCACCGCTGACCGCCTCCGGGTCACCCAGGCCGAACTCGACGCCTCTGTCAATCAGCTCGATCCGAAGCTCCGCGAGGCGATCGAGCAGTCGATCGCCAACGTGCGCGCCTACCAGCAGCATGTCATGCCTCAGCCGACGGAGCCCATCCGCGTCGGCTCGGCTGAACTCGGCCTCCGATGGACGCCGGTGGATTCCGTGGGCCTCTGCGTGCCGGGCGGTACGGCGGTGCTGTTCTCCACCGTCATCATGCTCGCCGTCCCAGCGCTCGTCGCCGGCGTCCCGGCGGACAGCATCGCCGTGATGAACCCCCCGCCAACACGACAATCCGGCGAGCCCGCCAAGGACATCTCACCGATCGTCCTGGCCACCTGCAAGCTCCTTGGATTGTCCCGGGTCTACCGCCTGGGCGGGGCCCAGGGCGTCGCAGCACTGGCTCTTGGGACCGAATCCATCCAACCCGTTGACCTCATCGCCGGGCCGGGCAACATCTTCGTCCAGCTCGCCAAAGCTCAGGTCGCCGGCCTCACCGGCACCGACAACGGGTTTTATGGCCCCTCCGAGATCGTCACGATTGCCGATGAACACGCCAACGCCGACCGCGTGGCCTCTGACCTCATCGCTCAGGCCGAGCACGACCCCGGGAAGTGCTTCCTGGTGTCGTGGTCGTCGCTGAAGATCGAACAGATCGCCGATGCCATCACGCGCCAACTCAACGACCGCAAGCGACGCGCCGCCATCACCGCGTCCCTGCGTGACGAGAGCTGCGCCGTGATTGTTCGCGATGAAGACGAGGCGATTGATATCGCCAACCAGCTCGCCACCGAGCACCTCAATCTCGCCACGGAGAACGCTGAACAACTCCTGCCCCGCATCCACCACGCCGGGGAGATCTTCCTGGGCGATACCCCGGTCGCCTCAGGCGATTACTACGCGGGGCCGTCCCACTGTCTGCCGACCGGTACCACGGCACGCTTCACCTCCGGCATCTCGGCGTACACCTTCCTCAAACGCTCGGGCACGGTCCGCTACCCCAACGGCCTCGATGCTGTCGCAGCGCAGCACATCGCCGCCATGGCCGACGCGGAAGGTCTCGATGGACACGCCGCCTCGGCCCGACGCAGGATCAACCCGTAA
- a CDS encoding DUF2064 domain-containing protein, which produces MEPSRSAPEHAAVVLMAKPPIPGRVKTRLAATLGEASATEAHRLMLICALERLKAHCPGKHVLALDGYDPDSPPVSGESVEQAALRSTVEEAQEMGWEILGQSEGDLGQRLTAAWEQAGSGPIAFFGIDSPDVPAEALERLWEFLDHADVAVGPAEDGGFWTLVARSIPEGLWEGIEWGRDRVLGRLWDNLEGLGISRDRFPVWPDVDDEQGLTDLLRRLEGEPEGALARLREQLEKLMIIQTPVQDQALAVQHAGRDEPDYSSCRVLVVDDNQQNLELLEAYLEPLGCRVDAVQDGVTAIGMLDGRDRHELPDLVLLDVMMPKMSGFEVCRKIKDDPRTRAIPVMMVTALHEVGDVERAVECGTDDFLSKPVNRVELLTRAKNLLKVRHLKKELEQAEARLGRGD; this is translated from the coding sequence ATGGAGCCGAGCCGTTCCGCCCCCGAACACGCCGCCGTCGTGCTGATGGCCAAACCCCCGATCCCCGGTCGGGTGAAGACCCGTCTGGCCGCGACGCTGGGTGAGGCGTCCGCGACCGAAGCGCATCGGCTGATGCTGATCTGTGCGCTCGAGCGTTTGAAGGCGCATTGTCCGGGGAAACACGTGCTGGCGCTGGATGGGTATGACCCGGACAGCCCGCCTGTGAGCGGGGAGAGTGTGGAGCAGGCGGCGTTGCGGTCGACGGTGGAGGAGGCGCAGGAGATGGGGTGGGAGATTCTGGGTCAGTCGGAAGGTGATCTGGGGCAACGACTTACTGCGGCGTGGGAGCAGGCGGGTTCGGGGCCGATCGCGTTTTTTGGCATTGACAGCCCGGATGTGCCTGCGGAGGCGTTGGAGCGGCTGTGGGAGTTTCTGGATCACGCGGATGTGGCGGTGGGTCCTGCGGAGGATGGGGGGTTCTGGACGCTGGTGGCGCGATCGATTCCGGAGGGTCTGTGGGAGGGGATTGAGTGGGGGCGTGATCGGGTGCTGGGGCGGCTGTGGGACAATCTGGAGGGGCTTGGGATCAGTCGAGATCGTTTTCCGGTGTGGCCGGATGTGGATGATGAACAAGGACTTACTGACTTGCTCCGGCGGCTGGAGGGCGAGCCCGAGGGGGCGTTAGCCCGGCTGCGCGAGCAACTGGAGAAGCTCATGATTATTCAGACGCCGGTTCAGGACCAGGCTTTGGCGGTGCAGCATGCGGGTCGGGATGAGCCGGATTATTCGAGTTGCCGGGTGCTGGTGGTGGATGACAATCAGCAGAATCTGGAGCTTTTGGAGGCCTATCTGGAGCCGCTGGGGTGTCGGGTGGATGCAGTGCAGGACGGGGTGACGGCGATCGGGATGCTGGACGGGCGGGATCGGCACGAGCTACCAGATCTTGTGTTGCTGGACGTGATGATGCCCAAGATGTCGGGGTTTGAGGTGTGTCGGAAGATCAAGGATGACCCTCGGACGCGGGCGATTCCGGTGATGATGGTGACGGCGTTGCACGAGGTGGGTGATGTGGAGCGGGCGGTAGAGTGCGGGACGGATGATTTTCTTTCTAAACCCGTGAATCGCGTGGAGTTACTGACGCGGGCGAAGAACCTGCTGAAGGTGCGGCACCTCAAGAAGGAGCTTGAGCAGGCGGAGGCGCGGCTGGGGCGGGGTGATTAA
- a CDS encoding flagellin: MSRINTNVSSLIAQRILKTQNQTLTQTLERLSTGSRINRGGDDPAGLIVSENLRSQKASISAAISNAERADQVVNIAEGGLQEVSTLLLEVQGLIGQTANDAGLSQEEKEANQLQVDSILQTIDRIAEATSFQGTKLLNGTFDFAISGQSSEIVDFEIKAAKLNEGDTRAVQIIVTQSAQNAALFLSTGATSLDLSSDTATFQFEIAGSKGARQFSFGSGTTTADIATQINSFKDVTGISAVASGDGTAVGLFLNSTALGSSEFVSIDVSDDAGLTGGVARLSSSDQNAITATGYVALASVTNALRDEGQDVGAVINGVQATSNGSKARIANEFLDVELELSQTAATSLGSINAFTITGGGAKFNLGPNVDIGNQVSIGVRNIAARNLGNVTDGYMDTLGAGRSNNLVDGDLTQAQEVVNAAIKQVSTTRGRLGAFQKNVIGTTIRALGVTLENTTAAESIIRDTDFAQATADLTRSQILVQATSNALAIANNNPQNVLQLL; this comes from the coding sequence ATGAGTCGCATCAACACCAACGTCAGTTCTTTGATTGCTCAGCGTATTTTGAAGACGCAGAACCAGACACTGACTCAGACGCTTGAGCGGCTGAGTACGGGTTCGCGGATCAACCGGGGTGGTGATGACCCTGCGGGCCTGATCGTGTCGGAGAACCTGCGTTCTCAGAAGGCGTCGATCAGCGCGGCGATCTCGAACGCGGAGCGAGCCGACCAGGTCGTAAACATTGCCGAGGGCGGTTTGCAGGAAGTGAGCACGCTGCTGCTTGAGGTTCAGGGCCTGATTGGTCAGACGGCGAATGACGCGGGTCTGAGTCAGGAAGAGAAGGAAGCGAACCAGCTGCAGGTCGATTCGATTCTGCAGACGATTGACCGGATTGCGGAGGCGACGAGCTTCCAGGGCACGAAGCTGCTCAACGGTACGTTTGACTTTGCGATCAGCGGGCAGTCGAGCGAGATCGTGGACTTTGAGATCAAGGCGGCGAAGCTCAACGAGGGCGACACGCGAGCGGTGCAGATCATCGTGACGCAGTCGGCGCAGAATGCGGCGTTGTTCCTGTCGACGGGAGCCACTTCGTTGGACCTGAGTTCGGATACGGCGACGTTCCAGTTTGAGATCGCCGGTTCGAAGGGTGCGCGTCAGTTCAGCTTTGGTTCGGGTACGACGACGGCTGATATTGCGACCCAGATCAACAGCTTCAAGGACGTGACGGGCATTTCGGCGGTGGCGTCGGGTGACGGCACCGCGGTGGGTCTGTTCCTGAACTCGACGGCGCTGGGCAGCAGCGAGTTCGTGTCGATCGACGTCTCGGATGATGCGGGCCTGACTGGCGGCGTGGCCCGGTTGAGTTCGTCGGACCAGAACGCGATCACGGCGACGGGCTATGTGGCCCTGGCCAGTGTGACCAATGCTCTGCGAGATGAGGGTCAGGATGTGGGTGCCGTGATTAACGGTGTTCAGGCGACTTCGAACGGTTCGAAGGCTCGTATCGCCAATGAGTTCCTGGATGTGGAGCTTGAGTTGAGCCAGACGGCGGCGACGTCGCTGGGCTCGATCAACGCGTTCACGATCACGGGCGGCGGTGCGAAGTTCAACCTTGGCCCGAACGTGGACATTGGCAACCAGGTGTCGATCGGCGTGCGAAACATCGCGGCCCGTAATCTGGGCAACGTGACGGATGGTTATATGGACACGCTGGGTGCCGGTCGTTCGAACAACCTGGTGGATGGTGACCTGACGCAGGCCCAGGAGGTTGTGAACGCGGCGATCAAGCAGGTGTCGACGACGCGAGGTCGGCTGGGTGCGTTCCAGAAGAACGTGATCGGGACGACGATTCGTGCGTTGGGTGTGACGCTAGAGAACACGACGGCGGCTGAGTCGATCATCCGTGACACGGACTTCGCTCAGGCGACGGCGGACCTGACGCGGTCGCAGATCCTGGTTCAGGCGACGTCGAATGCGTTGGCGATTGCGAACAACAACCCGCAGAACGTGTTGCAGCTGCTGTAA
- a CDS encoding flagellin, whose product MSRINTNVNSLLAQRVLNQNNNSLNNSLERLSTGLRINRGADDPAGLIASENLRSEKAAITAAIGNAERADQVVNIAEGGLQEINALLLEVQGLVGSSANDAGLSREEREANQLQVDSILQTIDRIASATSFQGTKLLNGTFDFTVSGQASQVLDFQVNAAKLAFEEQRDVQVLVTNSAQRAGLFLSLGGTNLALSAPDAQFRFEVAGSLGSREFTFGQSATTSTIATQINTFRAVTGVSAVASGNGIYFKSQEFGSDEFVSIDVADDAGQAGGVAQFNSNAELAIIAPGFITLASAETSNAVRDAGQDVGAIINGVQATSDGRVARINTDFLDVEIELSIDGTQNVGSIDAFTITGGGAKFNLGPNVDILNQVSVGIQNVAARNLGTITNGFLDELGSSRAANLVDGDLGKGQKIVNNAIGQISSLRGRLGAFQKNIVGATIRSLGVALENTSAAESAIRDTDFAAETAELTRSQILVQASTQSLGIANSQPQSVLSLLG is encoded by the coding sequence ATGAGCCGGATCAACACCAACGTAAACTCACTGCTCGCGCAGCGTGTTTTGAACCAGAACAACAACAGCCTTAACAACTCACTCGAGCGATTGAGTACGGGTCTACGGATCAACCGCGGTGCGGATGATCCGGCGGGTCTGATTGCGAGTGAGAACCTGCGTTCCGAGAAGGCGGCGATTACCGCTGCGATCGGGAACGCGGAGCGAGCGGACCAGGTCGTGAACATTGCGGAGGGTGGTCTCCAGGAGATCAATGCCCTGCTGCTTGAGGTTCAGGGTCTGGTGGGCTCGTCGGCGAACGACGCGGGTCTGAGCCGTGAGGAGCGAGAGGCGAACCAGCTTCAGGTGGACTCGATTCTGCAGACGATCGACCGGATCGCCTCGGCGACGAGTTTCCAGGGCACGAAGCTGCTTAATGGTACGTTTGACTTCACGGTGTCTGGTCAGGCGAGCCAGGTGCTCGACTTCCAGGTGAACGCGGCGAAGCTGGCGTTCGAGGAGCAGCGTGATGTTCAGGTGCTGGTGACCAACTCGGCTCAGCGGGCAGGTCTGTTCCTGTCGCTGGGTGGTACGAACCTGGCCTTGTCGGCCCCGGATGCTCAGTTCCGCTTTGAGGTGGCTGGCTCTTTGGGTTCCCGCGAGTTCACGTTTGGCCAGAGCGCTACGACTTCGACGATTGCGACGCAGATCAATACGTTCCGTGCGGTCACTGGCGTTTCTGCGGTGGCTTCGGGTAACGGTATCTACTTCAAGAGCCAGGAGTTTGGCTCAGACGAGTTTGTGTCGATTGATGTTGCGGATGATGCAGGCCAGGCAGGTGGTGTGGCTCAGTTCAACTCGAACGCGGAGCTCGCGATCATCGCCCCTGGTTTTATTACTCTGGCTTCGGCTGAGACGAGTAATGCTGTTCGTGACGCTGGCCAGGATGTGGGTGCGATCATTAACGGTGTTCAGGCGACCTCGGATGGTCGTGTGGCCCGGATCAACACGGACTTCCTGGACGTTGAGATCGAGCTGAGTATTGATGGCACCCAGAATGTGGGCTCGATCGATGCGTTCACGATCACGGGTGGCGGTGCGAAGTTCAACCTGGGTCCGAACGTGGACATCCTGAATCAGGTGTCCGTGGGCATCCAGAACGTGGCGGCTCGTAACCTGGGCACGATCACCAATGGCTTCCTTGATGAGTTGGGCTCATCGCGAGCGGCGAACCTGGTGGATGGTGACCTTGGTAAGGGTCAGAAGATCGTGAACAACGCGATCGGGCAGATTTCGAGTCTTCGAGGCCGACTGGGTGCGTTCCAGAAGAACATCGTGGGTGCGACGATTCGGTCGCTGGGTGTTGCTCTGGAGAACACGTCGGCTGCGGAGAGTGCGATTCGTGACACGGACTTTGCTGCTGAGACGGCGGAGTTGACGCGGTCGCAGATTCTGGTTCAGGCTTCGACGCAGTCTCTCGGGATTGCGAACTCGCAGCCTCAGTCGGTGTTGTCGCTGCTGGGCTAA
- a CDS encoding peptidoglycan recognition family protein produces MSHAGERRGTGDGELVSRRGVLLGGLGLALAGCVSGDRSSNRWVSNGSGVVQEREGAFYIPSARRQTPASPEARAGWQPARLPTASPATASLPTRPGGPVGVVSRSVWTNEGPVAGRVSAMGGVRRITVHHEGWTPVYFDDASSVIDRLLQVRKVHVKDRGWGDIGYHYVVDRAGRVWEARPLIYQGAHAGPNGANRHNVGIMVLGNFDRQRPSDAQFGGLVTMLRWLCSQYRVPSREIYTHQELNPTACPGRVLQAQMVALRKHPELL; encoded by the coding sequence ATGAGCCACGCGGGTGAACGACGAGGGACGGGGGATGGCGAGTTGGTGAGCCGGCGTGGGGTGTTGCTGGGCGGTTTGGGGTTAGCATTGGCGGGTTGTGTGTCGGGGGATCGGTCGTCGAATCGTTGGGTGTCGAACGGTTCGGGGGTGGTTCAGGAGCGTGAGGGGGCGTTTTATATACCGAGTGCGCGGCGTCAGACTCCGGCGTCGCCTGAGGCTCGGGCGGGTTGGCAGCCGGCGCGGCTGCCGACGGCTTCGCCGGCGACGGCGAGTCTGCCCACGCGACCTGGCGGGCCGGTTGGGGTGGTGAGCCGGTCGGTATGGACAAATGAGGGGCCGGTGGCGGGACGGGTGTCGGCGATGGGGGGTGTGCGGAGGATCACCGTTCACCATGAAGGTTGGACGCCGGTGTATTTTGATGATGCGTCTTCGGTGATTGACCGGTTGTTGCAGGTCCGGAAGGTGCATGTGAAGGATCGGGGCTGGGGGGATATTGGGTACCACTATGTGGTGGATCGAGCGGGTCGTGTGTGGGAGGCGCGGCCGTTGATTTACCAGGGGGCGCATGCGGGGCCGAACGGGGCGAATCGGCACAATGTGGGGATCATGGTGTTGGGGAACTTTGATCGTCAGCGGCCATCGGATGCTCAGTTTGGCGGGCTGGTGACGATGCTGCGGTGGTTGTGCAGCCAGTATCGGGTGCCCTCGCGAGAGATTTACACGCATCAGGAGTTGAATCCGACAGCGTGTCCGGGGCGGGTGTTGCAGGCGCAGATGGTGGCGTTGCGGAAGCATCCGGAGCTGCTTTGA
- the scpB gene encoding SMC-Scp complex subunit ScpB, producing MTTDSPPTPPASPPGVDAGLTAGTVETEVEAGELDARVEAVLMTSDRSVGMARLVDLTSGGSAEAVGASIERLNGAYETTGRVFRIQEVAGGWQVLTRPEVAEVVAQAQRSKSQGKLSPSALETLSVVAYRQPVMRAEVETIRGVGCGEVLRQLMERQLVKVVGRAEEVGRPMLYGTTKRFLEVFGLGSLRDLPQRETLVPKRPKKVKAKEETVAEGGDEVAEGDAS from the coding sequence ATGACTACCGACTCCCCACCCACCCCCCCCGCTAGCCCCCCTGGTGTTGATGCTGGCCTGACCGCCGGTACTGTCGAAACTGAGGTTGAGGCGGGGGAGCTTGATGCTCGGGTGGAGGCGGTGTTGATGACGTCGGATCGTTCGGTGGGGATGGCGCGGCTGGTGGATTTGACGAGTGGCGGTTCGGCGGAGGCGGTGGGTGCGTCGATTGAGCGGTTGAATGGGGCTTATGAAACGACGGGGCGGGTGTTTCGGATTCAGGAGGTGGCTGGGGGTTGGCAGGTGCTGACGCGGCCGGAGGTCGCTGAGGTGGTGGCGCAGGCGCAGCGGAGCAAATCGCAGGGGAAGTTGAGTCCTTCGGCGTTGGAGACGTTGTCGGTGGTGGCGTATCGGCAGCCGGTGATGCGGGCTGAGGTGGAGACGATTCGAGGAGTGGGTTGTGGTGAGGTGCTGCGGCAGTTGATGGAGCGGCAGTTGGTGAAGGTGGTGGGTCGAGCGGAGGAGGTGGGGCGGCCGATGCTTTACGGGACGACGAAGCGTTTTCTGGAGGTTTTTGGGTTGGGGTCGCTTAGGGACTTGCCGCAGCGGGAGACGCTGGTGCCGAAGCGGCCTAAGAAGGTGAAGGCGAAGGAGGAGACGGTGGCAGAGGGTGGGGATGAGGTTGCGGAGGGTGATGCATCGTGA
- a CDS encoding DUF58 domain-containing protein: MDRAVYRWSVTPAGWSYVGATGVVGLSAVLTQANLLFFLVGLLVGALVLDGLWAGLSLWGVTVRRYAPSRGLAGEAMAVRYVVGRGGWLPLGAVIVSEVLAGVRQEGGYCLYLARKGRATAEATLYPEVRGVLALEAVRVRSSFPFGLVRGERRFGRVSEVLVYPRVYRVTRELRATSGVWRDTGKAEVDSRSGAGDFAGLREYRPGDAVRSIDWKRTARLGTLMVREHLRPVPPRVMLCLDMSSGSPTGGEVEQAVTLVASMVCAAQGHGMPVGLVIVGGEGSLHRPHASLPHRDDILETLARMVPGRGAEVGRAAQLRPSMWVLASPTGVAPRAPDLMVLHGGDSARLLDTSASGLPLDPLPSLAALRRAEGGVYAA, from the coding sequence ATGGATCGAGCTGTTTATCGCTGGTCGGTGACGCCTGCGGGTTGGAGTTATGTGGGCGCGACGGGGGTGGTGGGTTTGTCGGCGGTGTTGACGCAGGCGAATCTGCTGTTTTTTCTGGTGGGTTTGTTGGTGGGTGCGTTGGTGCTCGATGGGTTGTGGGCCGGGTTGAGTTTGTGGGGTGTGACGGTGCGGCGGTATGCGCCGTCGCGGGGGTTGGCGGGTGAGGCGATGGCGGTGCGTTATGTGGTGGGTCGCGGGGGCTGGCTGCCTTTGGGTGCGGTGATTGTGTCGGAGGTGTTGGCGGGTGTTCGTCAGGAGGGTGGTTATTGCTTGTATCTGGCGCGGAAGGGTCGTGCGACGGCGGAGGCGACGTTGTACCCGGAGGTTCGTGGGGTGCTGGCGTTGGAGGCGGTGCGTGTGCGGAGCAGTTTCCCGTTTGGGTTGGTGCGGGGTGAGCGGCGGTTTGGTCGGGTGTCGGAGGTGCTGGTGTATCCGCGGGTGTATCGGGTAACGCGGGAGTTGCGGGCGACGTCGGGGGTGTGGCGCGATACGGGTAAGGCGGAGGTGGATTCGCGTTCGGGCGCGGGTGATTTTGCGGGACTGCGGGAGTACCGGCCTGGTGATGCGGTGCGGTCGATTGACTGGAAGCGTACGGCTCGGCTGGGGACGCTGATGGTTCGTGAGCATCTGCGGCCGGTCCCGCCTCGAGTGATGTTGTGTCTGGATATGTCGTCGGGTTCGCCGACGGGCGGTGAGGTGGAGCAGGCGGTGACGCTGGTGGCGTCGATGGTGTGCGCGGCGCAGGGTCACGGGATGCCGGTGGGTCTGGTGATTGTGGGTGGTGAGGGTTCGCTGCATCGGCCTCATGCGAGTCTTCCGCATCGTGATGACATTCTGGAGACGTTAGCGCGGATGGTTCCGGGTCGTGGTGCGGAGGTGGGTCGTGCGGCGCAGCTGCGGCCGTCGATGTGGGTGCTGGCGTCGCCTACGGGTGTGGCGCCGCGGGCGCCTGACCTGATGGTGCTGCATGGTGGTGATTCGGCACGGTTGCTGGACACTTCGGCTTCGGGCTTGCCGTTGGACCCGTTGCCGTCGCTGGCGGCGCTTCGTCGCGCGGAGGGTGGTGTTTATGCTGCCTAA